In the Brassica napus cultivar Da-Ae chromosome A7, Da-Ae, whole genome shotgun sequence genome, one interval contains:
- the LOC125576558 gene encoding uncharacterized hydrolase YugF-like isoform X2 translates to MRALTWTGLSPPPLPAMVARMTTTSKMVALRRMNLRKDRVCVSATAVSSGGGVVEAVELAEIGEKSKKWKWKGEYSINYFVKSSPEEVTPASQTVLLVHGFGASIPHWRRNINALSKHHTVYAIDLLGFGASEKPPGFSYTMESWAELILNFLEEVVQKPTVLIGNSVGSLACVIAASESQRDLVRGLVLLNCAGGMNNKAVFDDWRIKLLMPLLLLIDFLLKQRGIASALFNRVKDRENLKNILTNVYGNKDNVDDTLVEIIAGPANSEGALDAFVSILTGPPGPNPITLIPEITKPVLVLWGDQDGLTPLDGPVGKYFTSLPGQLPNFNLYVLEGVGHCPQDDRPDLVHERLLPWLAQLSST, encoded by the exons aTGAGAGCTCTGACATGGACAGGATTATCTCCGCCGCCGCTGCCGGCTATGGTGGCGCGAATGACGACGACTTCGAAGATGGTTGCCTTACGACGGATGAACCTCCGAAAAGATCGTGTCTGTGTTAGCGCCACGGCGGTTTCAAGCGGAGGAGGAGTAGTGGAAGCGGTGGAGTTGGCTGAGATAGGAGAGAAGAGTAAGAAGTGGAAGTGGAAGGGAGAATACTCAATCAATTACTTTGTCAAGAGTTCGCCGGAGGAAGTAACTCCGGCGAGTCAGACTGTTCTCTTAGTTCACGGCTTTGGCGCCTCTATTCCTCACTGGCGAAG GAATATAAATGCTCTGTCCAAACACCATACAGTGTATGCCATAGATCTTCTTGGGTTTGGTGCTTCAGAGAAGCCGCCTGGTTTTAGCTACACTATGGAGTCATGGGCTGAA TTGATACTCAACTTCTTGGAGGAAGTGGTTCAGAAACCGACAGTTTTGATTGGAAACTCTGTTGGAAGCCTTGCTTGCGTTATAGCTGCTTCAG AATCGCAGCGAGATCTGGTTAGAGGTCTGGTTCTGTTGAATTGCGCTGGTGGTATGAACAACAAAGCGGTGTTTGACGACTGGAGAATCAAGCTGCTGATGCCATTGCTCTTGCTTATCGACTTCTTACTCAAGCAAAGAGGAATTGCTTCTGCACTCTTCAACCGCGTTAAAGACAG GGAGAATCTCAAGAACATTTTGACAAATGTATATGGCAACAAAGACAATGTAGATGATACCCTTGTAGAG ATTATCGCTGGACCAGCAAACAGCGAAGGTGCGCTAGATGCATTTGTTTCCATACTAACGGGTCCACCTGGACCAAACCCGATTACGCTGATTCCTGAAATAACCAAACCGGTTCTTGTCTTATGGGGAGACCAAGATGGATTAACTCCTCTCGACGGTCCTGTAGGTAAATACTTCACGTCCCTTCCGGGTCAGTTACCTAACTTCAACCTATATGTTCTAGAAGGTGTTGGACATTGCCCACAAGATGATCGTCCGGATCTTGTCCATGAGCGTCTCCTTCCATGGCTGGCTCAGCTTTCTTCCACATAA
- the LOC125576558 gene encoding uncharacterized hydrolase YugF-like isoform X1 has protein sequence MRALTWTGLSPPPLPAMVARMTTTSKMVALRRMNLRKDRVCVSATAVSSGGGVVEAVELAEIGEKSKKWKWKGEYSINYFVKSSPEEVTPASQTVLLVHGFGASIPHWRRNINALSKHHTVYAIDLLGFGASEKPPGFSYTMESWAELILNFLEEVVQKPTVLIGNSVGSLACVIAASEESQRDLVRGLVLLNCAGGMNNKAVFDDWRIKLLMPLLLLIDFLLKQRGIASALFNRVKDRENLKNILTNVYGNKDNVDDTLVEIIAGPANSEGALDAFVSILTGPPGPNPITLIPEITKPVLVLWGDQDGLTPLDGPVGKYFTSLPGQLPNFNLYVLEGVGHCPQDDRPDLVHERLLPWLAQLSST, from the exons aTGAGAGCTCTGACATGGACAGGATTATCTCCGCCGCCGCTGCCGGCTATGGTGGCGCGAATGACGACGACTTCGAAGATGGTTGCCTTACGACGGATGAACCTCCGAAAAGATCGTGTCTGTGTTAGCGCCACGGCGGTTTCAAGCGGAGGAGGAGTAGTGGAAGCGGTGGAGTTGGCTGAGATAGGAGAGAAGAGTAAGAAGTGGAAGTGGAAGGGAGAATACTCAATCAATTACTTTGTCAAGAGTTCGCCGGAGGAAGTAACTCCGGCGAGTCAGACTGTTCTCTTAGTTCACGGCTTTGGCGCCTCTATTCCTCACTGGCGAAG GAATATAAATGCTCTGTCCAAACACCATACAGTGTATGCCATAGATCTTCTTGGGTTTGGTGCTTCAGAGAAGCCGCCTGGTTTTAGCTACACTATGGAGTCATGGGCTGAA TTGATACTCAACTTCTTGGAGGAAGTGGTTCAGAAACCGACAGTTTTGATTGGAAACTCTGTTGGAAGCCTTGCTTGCGTTATAGCTGCTTCAG AAGAATCGCAGCGAGATCTGGTTAGAGGTCTGGTTCTGTTGAATTGCGCTGGTGGTATGAACAACAAAGCGGTGTTTGACGACTGGAGAATCAAGCTGCTGATGCCATTGCTCTTGCTTATCGACTTCTTACTCAAGCAAAGAGGAATTGCTTCTGCACTCTTCAACCGCGTTAAAGACAG GGAGAATCTCAAGAACATTTTGACAAATGTATATGGCAACAAAGACAATGTAGATGATACCCTTGTAGAG ATTATCGCTGGACCAGCAAACAGCGAAGGTGCGCTAGATGCATTTGTTTCCATACTAACGGGTCCACCTGGACCAAACCCGATTACGCTGATTCCTGAAATAACCAAACCGGTTCTTGTCTTATGGGGAGACCAAGATGGATTAACTCCTCTCGACGGTCCTGTAGGTAAATACTTCACGTCCCTTCCGGGTCAGTTACCTAACTTCAACCTATATGTTCTAGAAGGTGTTGGACATTGCCCACAAGATGATCGTCCGGATCTTGTCCATGAGCGTCTCCTTCCATGGCTGGCTCAGCTTTCTTCCACATAA